The region ATTTCCGCGGGGAATATGATATAATAAATTCCGTGATTATCGTTTAACGCGAAAGGGGAAAATATGGTGGAAATAGGAAATTTCAATAAATTGAAAGTGGTGAAGCATGTGGATTTCGGCGTCTATCTCGACGGCGGCGAGCTGGGCGAGATACTCATGCCCATAAGATATGTGCCCGAGGGATGCAAAGACGGCGACATCGTCGAGGTTTTCGTGTACAGGGACTCCGAAGACCGCGTCATAGCGACAACCGAACAGCCCCTCGCACGGATAGAGGAATTCGCTTTTCTGAAAGCCGTCACGGTCAACAACATAGGCGCTTTCCTCGACTGGGGCCTGATGAAAGATCTCTTCGTGCCCTTCCGCGAACAGGAAAAGAAGATGGAGGAAGGAAAATCCTATGTCGTAAAAATATATCTGGACAAAAAAAGCGACCGCATCGCGGCGTCCTCGCGCCTCACCCGCTTCCTCGACCAGTCACCCGCCGATTACAAAGAGGGACAGAGTGTAGAGCTGCTGGTGTGCGGAGCCACCGA is a window of Candidatus Omnitrophota bacterium DNA encoding:
- a CDS encoding GntR family transcriptional regulator; the protein is MVEIGNFNKLKVVKHVDFGVYLDGGELGEILMPIRYVPEGCKDGDIVEVFVYRDSEDRVIATTEQPLARIEEFAFLKAVTVNNIGAFLDWGLMKDLFVPFREQEKKMEEGKSYVVKIYLDKKSDRIAASSRLTRFLDQSPADYKEGQSVELLVCGAT